From the genome of Flavobacterium sediminis:
GTAGCATAACCGGCATTAATCATTCCATAATGTATCCGCAACTTGAACCATTCTCCCGTTTGAAATGCTTCTTCATTTTGTACAAAAGAATTTGTCGTAACAAAAATTAAAAGTAAAAGGGCTATTTTTTTCATTTGTCAGCTTTTTAGTGAGTGTCTAAATTATAACAATCACATAACCTACTCATTACCAATGTGTAACTTTTCTGTTGTGATTAAACACACTTGAAATGCAATTTCTGTTCCAAAAATACTAAAACAAAAAAACCCAGTCAAAATTAATGACTGAGTTTTTTATGCTATTAACCAACCAAAAACTATAAATTATGAAAAATTATCTGCAAAAAAACGAACATATCGTCCCTTTTTTTGCGAGTGCAAAGGTAATTACTTTTTAAATTTTTCTTTATGAAAAATAAACTTTAACCTTTTTAACACATTATTTTCAATACTTTAGGTTTAAAAATTGATTACTTTATAATAAAAATCAGTTTTTATAATGTACCTCTCAAAGCCTGTTCTCTTTCAATAGATTCAAAAAGTGCTTTAAAGTTTCCTGCTCCAAAGCCTCTTGCTCCCATTCTTTGTATAATTTCAAAGAAAAGCGTAGGTCTGTCTTCAACAGGTTTTGTAAAAATCTGTAACAAATATCCTTCTTCATCGGCATCAATCATAATCCCTAAGCCTTTTAACGTTTCTATATCTTCTCTCAATTCATGAGAGTGCTCTTCCAAACGCCCCGGAACTGCTTTGTAATATTCTTCCGGCGGAGTTGTTAAAAATTCCACACCTCTTGAACGCAATGCTGATACTGTTTCAATAATATTATCTGTTGCTACGGCAATATGTTGTACTCCTGCCCCTTCATAAAAGTCAAGATATTCTTCAATCTGTGATTTTTTAATTCCTTCTGCCGGTTCGTTAATCGGGAATTTAACACGTCCGTTACCATTGCTCATTACTTTACTCATCAAGGCAGAGTATTCAGTATGGATCTGAGTATCATCAAAAGATAAGAAATTCTCAAAGCCCATTACATCTTCGTACCATTTTACCCAGGTGTTCATTTCACCCCAACCTACATTTCCTACCATGTGATCTATGTATTTTAAACCTACCGGCTCCGGATTATATTGTGTTTTCCATTCTACAAAGCCCGGCATAAAAGTACCGTTGTAATTTTTGCGCTCTACAAACATATGAACAGTCTCTCCATAAGTATAAATACCTGCTCTTACAACCTCCCCGAATTCATCTTTTTCAACAGTAGGCTCCATAAATACTTTTGCCCCTCTTTTTGTTGTTTCTTCAAAAGCAGAACGCGCATCTTCCACCCAAAGAGCCACTACCTTAACACCATCACCGTGTTTTACAATATGCTCATTGATAGGCGATTTACTATTTAGCGGTGTTGTCAACACTAATCTGATCTTATTTTGTACCAAAACATAGCTCACCTCATCTCTTGATCCTGTTTCTAATCCTTTATATGCTAAAGATTGGAAGCCAAAAGCCGATTTATAAAAATGAGCGGCTTGTTTTGCATTTCCTACATAAAATTCAACGTAATCAGTTCCTAAAAGCGGAAGGAAATCTTGTGCTCCTTCAAATATTTTTTCCAGTCCGTATTCTACGGATTTTACTTCTTTTGCCATGATAATCTATAGTTTGTGTGTTATTTTAGGTCAATGACCTTATGTGTTTATTTAATAGTTTTTGTTTTCCAACGAAAATTAGTCCAACCAAGATTGGTAATACTTCTCATCTGCTATTTTCATAGCATCTTCCGTAACCATTAAAGGTTTAAAAGTATCTACCATAACTGCTAACTCCAATGTTTCTTTTTTCCCGATACTTCTTTCGACTGCTCCGGGATGCGGACCATGTGGAATCCCTGCCGGATGCAGTGAAATATGTCCGGCTTCAATATCGTTACGGCTCATAAAATCACCATCAACATAATATAGTACTTCATCACTATCAATATTGCTGTGATTGTAAGGCGCCGGAATAGATTGCGGATGGTAATCGTACAAACGCGGAACGAATGAACATATTACAAAAGCGTCTGTTTCAAAAGTTTGATGGATTGGCGGCGGAAGATGAATTCTTCCCGTAATCGGTTCAAAATCATGAATTGAAAAAGCATACGGATAATTGTAACCGTCATACCCCACTACATCAAAGGGATGTGTAGCATAGACCATATCAAAGATCTCATCTCTTTTCTTGATTTTGATAAGAAAATCTCCTTTTTCGTCATTGGTTTCTAATTCTTCGGGGCGACGTATATCGCGCTCGCAAAACGGAGAATGTTCTAAAAGTTGCCCGAACCAGTTACGGTATCTTTTAGGAGTATAAACCGGACGATGAGACTCTACTATAAACAGACGATTATCTTCTGTATCAAAATCTATTTTATAGATCATCCCTCTCGGAATAACTAAATAATCACCATATTTAAAATCCAGATTTCCTAACATGGTTCTCAGCTTTCCGGTTCCTTTATGAATAAAGATGACCTCGTCTGAATCCGTATTCTTATAGAAATAATCTGTAGTAGATTTTTTAGGCGCTGCCAAAACAATATGACAGTCAGAATTTGTCAACACAATCTTCCGGCTCTCCAGAAAATCATCTTGTGGTTCCACCTGAAACCCTCTCAAGCGATATGATTGAATATTATTAGATTTCGCGATTTTTGGCGCAACATCATATTGCCCTTTTATCTCTTTTACTTGTGTAGGGCGGTGTTCATGGTACATATTGGTTGACATTCCGTCAAATCCAATAGTACCGAAAAGTTGTTCGTAATACAAATCACCATTTTCTTTTCTAAACTGAACATGGCGTTTGTGTGGAATTTTTCCTAGTTTGTGATATATCGGCATCTCTTCAATTTTTTAAATTAAACAATGTAGTATGTAGCAATTTTCATTGTTACACTGAATAATTGACAAATTGAATTTCTCACTCAGGATTTCTCTTGATGAGGAATTTTAAATGAGATAATAAATTTTTCCAATACAAATTCATGATATCACAAATATAGGGAAATATTTTTGAACATTTCTAAAAATCAGAACCAAAAACCAACTGTAAACCATGTGAAATGATCTCGGGTTTCGGGTGCCCAGGAATGTTTTATTTCAATAGGCCCTATGATTGTTTCAAGTCCATATCCAATTGCATAACCTGTATAAGCAGGCTTTTTCAACCAATTATCGACATCTTGGAATAAATTGTTACCAATGTTAGCAAAGTTTCCGGTAAAATTCAAATGATGTTTTCTGTAAACTTCCACATCCAGCGTTGCACTGCTTTTTACATAACTGTCACCCATTAAACTTACAAAATCATATCCGTAAAACGGTCTGAAGTTAACGATCGGCGCAAAGCCATACCCTCCTAAAACAAAATCAAAATAATTTATTGATTTATCTCCGACTTTAAACCCTCCTTCGCATTGCAGTTTAATAGTTGCTTTTTTGTAAAATGTTTTAGCAAACCCCATATCGGCTTTAGCTATGGTAAAATTTTGGAAATTATCGGGATCGTCCGATGAATAAATAAACGATTTTAACTCTCCGTTAAAATACCAACCTCTTTTAGGGAAATACCTGTTGTCAAACGAATCATATTTGGCATAGCCAAAAACAGAAAAATAATTGTTATCTTCAAAAACCGGATTGGTATTACCAATATTTTCAGATTTGATTTTTAGGAACTTCAACTCGCCGCCGCCGCCTATGGAAAATTTTTGAGCGAAAATGGTTTGCAAATAGATCTGATTACTAATATCTGTAAAATCAACATTAATTGAACTCAACCCTAAATCTGTCAAGGTTAAGCCGTTGTTAAAATCATTGGGTATATTCCTGTTGAAACTTATCATTTTAGAATTAAAACCAAAACTCCAATAAAAACCGTTGTCTATATAATAATTCAAATTATAGCGAACATTATCCCCAAAATAAAATCAAACGAAAAAACATCATTCTTTGTTAAAAATTTCTTCTTGGTATAATTGATCAAAATAGAACTTTTCAATAAATCATCGTAATGCAATCCGAACTTTAAAAACGTTGTTTTCTCTTTTTCCTGTAAAAACAAATTGAATTGTTTAGTCCCTTTTATCGATCCTTTTGTAAAATTATAATTGATGGTTTTAAAGTTTTGAGTTGCATTCAAGTTATCAATTCCTCTCACAATATCATCAAAACTAATTTTAACATTGGTCTTAAACTTTAATTTTCCTCTTACGTATGCCCTGGTAAAATCCTGCAATTGATTAATCTCAATATCAGAAACCACTAAAGAATCCATCACTTTTAAGGGTTCCCTGTAAATCGGTTTTTCGGGAACTAACTTTACCAATTCTTTTTCTTTAATAGTAGCGGCCTCAATTCCTTTCAAAATAATATTATACCCTTCATCAAATGACATCATATTGTAATTACGGATATCCGGTTTAATATAAACATCGGTCAACTTTCTTTTGTTTTGCATTTTCTGAATCATTCCCAGATTATTGACCTGTAACAAAACACTAGAAGCGCCTTTTAAATCCTCACGTGATTTTAAACCATCTTGTACATCTACCCCAATAATGATATCCATACCTTTTTCACGCAACAATTCTACCGGGTAATTGTTAACAATTCCTCCGTCGATCAACAATTTTTCGTCTATTTCAATAGGATTGTACAATGAAGGTATTGCGCCACTGGCAATGATAGCTTGAGGAAGGCTTCCGGAATCTAAAATCACTTCTTTTCCGGTCTCTACATTAGTTGCAATACAGAAAAAGGGAATCGGTAAATCTTTAAAATCCTGAATCCCGCAAACATTAAAGGTCAACCTCGACAACAAATTATAATTATAAAGCCCTTTTGAAAGCGCTGTAGGCAAGCCTAATCTGAATTTATCGAACGGGAGCGTGATCGCATAGATCTCATCATTTCTTTTTTCGTAGAAGTTCTTTGCTCCTCGTGGAATATAGTCCTGGATCAAAGCATCTGTATCTACGTTACTGAAAATAGAATCTAATTGTTTAGCAGTATATCCGGAAGCATACAAGCCCCCTATGATAGCACCCATACTGGTACCACCAATGTAATCAATTTTTATACCGAGAGAATCTATGACTTTTAAAACGCCTATATGGGCTAAACCTTTGGCTCCACCACCACTTAAAACCAATCCGATCTTAGGGTGTTGCTCTTGATTTGTCAAATTTTCCTCTTGTGCTAAGCTGGCTGGGGCGAGAAATAGTAGGCTTATCAACAAGAAAATATATTTCATTCTTTTTTAGGATTCAATGTTTTGTAAAATTCGGAAATTTTTTTGGCTTTTGAAACTCCTACAACCTCAGAAATTTGCTTTTCTGAAGCTGCTTGCAATCTTTTAACACTTTTGAAATGCTTTAGTAACGTAATCATCGTTTTTTCACCGATTCCCGGAATCGTTTCCAAAGAAGTCTGTAAGGCCGACTTGCTGCGTTTATCTCTGTGATGCGTAATACCGAAACGGTGCGCTTCGTTACGCAAATGTTGTATGATCTTTAAGGTTTCCGATTTTTTATCGAGATACAACGGAACGGGATCTTCCGGATAAAACAACTCTTCCAATCGTTTAGCGATTCCTATGATGGCTATTTTGCCCCTCAATCCCAGATCATCCAAACTCTTCAGAGCCGATGACAATTGCCCTTTTCCTCCGTCAATGACAATAAGTTGAGGCAACGGTTGGTTCTCATCCAGTAAACGCTTGTATCTTCGGTATACCACTTCTTCCATAGAGGCAAAATCATTGGGGCCTTCAACGGTTTTGATATTAAAATGGCGGTAATCTTTTTTACTCGGCTTTCCGTCCTTAAAAACTACACAGGCCGAAACCGGATTGGTTCCCTGTATATTAGAATTATCAAAACATTCTATATGTCTCGGTTCTACAGAAAGCCGTAAGTCTTTTTTCATCTGCGCCATAATACGATTCGTATGCCGATCAGGATCAACAATCTTGATTTGTTTCAATTGATCTAAACGGTAATGTTTGGCGTTGCGCTCTGATAGATCGAGAATCTGTTTTTTATCTCCTAATTTAGGAACGGTTACTTTTATAGTTTCTCCTAAATCTACTTTAAACGGAACGATGATCTCTTTAGAAAGTAAATGAAAACGCTCTCTTAGTTCCACAATAGCTAATTCTAAAAGTTCCTGATCCGTCTCACTCAATTTCTTTTTTAACTCTAACGTATGTGAACGAATGATAGCACCGTGCGATATCTGCAAGAAGTTAACATAAGCCATAGTTTCATCAGAAACTATTGAAAAAACATCGATATTGGTAATCTTCGGATTTAAAATCGTTGATCTGGCCTGATAGTTCTCTAAAACTTCTATTTTATCTTTTATCTTCTGCGCTTCCTCAAATTTCATCTCTCCCGCCAGTTCCAGCATCAGGTTTCTAAAATCTTTCAGGCTCTCTTTGAAATTTCCTTTTAAAATCTCTCGTATTGCCTGTATCTGGTCTTGATAATTTTGTAAAGTCTGATAACCTTCGCAAGGACCTTTACAATTTCCTATATGGTATTCCAGGCACACCTTGTATTTTCCGGAATCAATATTTGCTTTTGACAGATCATAGTTACAGGTTCGCAACGGGTACAGTTCTTTGATCAGATCTAAAAGTGTATGAACTGTTTTACCACTGGTATACGGGCCAAAATATTCCGAACCGTCTTTAATCATTCTTCGGGTCTGAAACACTCTGGGAAAAGGTTCGTTTTTAATACAAATCCACGGATAACTTTTATCGTCCTTCAGTAATACATTATAACGCGGCTGCAATTTCTTAATTAAATTGTTCTCTAAGAGCAAAGCATCCGTTTCTGTAGGGACTACAATATGTTTAACCGAAACAATTTTTTTAACCAAGACCGTTGTTTTATAATTATCATGATGCTTGGTAAAATAGGATTGAACTCTTTTTTTAAGGTTTTTAGCCTTACCAACATATAAGATCTTTCCGTCTTTATCAAAATATTGATAAACCCCCGGACCATCGGGCAAAGTTTGTATCTGAAGTTCAAGTGGCGTTTGCATGACACAAAATTACAAAATCAGCTTTAGGATTTACCAATTAAATTTTTACTTTTAGGCACTTAATACGTTATGTGATTGATATGGAGTCATTAAAACCGTTAACCCTTTTTGGCGAAAGCATTTTAGCCGGCGAAAGCAAAACTATCAGTATGGAAATTGCGAAACTTCATACTATGAATAAGCTGAAAGTGCCTATTATCATAGAGCGCTCTAAAGTTCCCGGACCAACAGTCCTTTTTTCGGCAGGGCTTCACGGCGACGAGATCAACGGAACGGAAACCGTTCGCCAGATGATCATAAAAAAACTCAACAAACCAAAACGCGGCACAATTATTTGTATTCCCATTATCAACATTTTCGGTTTTGTAAACCAAACGCGTGAATTTCCAGACAAACGTGACCTGAACCGTGTTTTCCCCGGAAGCAAAGGTGGTTCTCTGGCCAGTCGTTTCGCTTATTACATTGTAAAAGAGATCTTACCGAATGTAGATTATGTAATTGACTTTCATGCCGGAGGGGCTCAACGTTTTAATGCGCCTCAAATCCGCATTGAACAAGGGAAATCTGAATTAAAAGAACTGGCTGAAGTTTTTCATGCTCCTTTTACTTTATACTCTAAGAACATTTCGGGTTCATTCAGAAACACCTGCGACAAACTTGGCGTTAAAATGTTACTTTTTGAAGGAGGAAAATCACTTGACCTAAATGACGACATAACAAACGAAGCTTTGCAAGGTTCTAAACGTTTTTTAGAACATTTAGACATGTTAAACCCGAAGAAGAAAGCCTCAAAACCGCCACATTCATCTATTTATATTCAAAAATCGAACTGGATCCGAGCTAAATATTCAGGCATGTTCCATGGCATAGCCCAAATAGGCAGTTTTGTAAAAAAAGGAGACATTCTGGCTACGATTTCAGATCCTTACGGTAAAGTAGAACACAACGTTAAATCTCCTAATAACGGCTATCTGATCAATGTGAATCACACTCCTTTTGTATACCAAGGAGATGCTATTTTTCATATCACAACAAGTCTGGACACCTAACATTTGTCATGTTCTTTATTTTTTTAAAGCAGTACCTTTGTCAAAATTTTAGGTATGCAATTCTGGAAAAAACTTACTCAAGAACAACGCCAACAGAGGATTCAACTGGCTTTACAGCAAAATGTCAACTTTTCAAAGGATGCTTCTTTAGGTTATCCTGCCTCAAAATTAGACAGTCGGGTATTTAATGACGATGCTCCTTTTCTAAAAGATGCTCCGACATTGCAAACCTATGTTGCTAATCCTAACAACATCGGTTGCCATACTTTCGGAACCTCTGAAAAAGCTTTCAGCGGTACTCAGGAGATCGAACGAGAAGTACTAAACGTAATTGCCGTAGATATTTTTAAAGCCAAAGAAAACGAATTTGACGGTTATATTGCTCCGGGAGGAACAGAAGCAAACATTCAGGCACTTTGGATCTTTCGTAATTATTTCTTTAATACCTATAATGCTAAACCGGATGAAATAGCTATTTTATCTTCTGAAGACACTCATTATTCTATTCCGAAAGGTTCAAACCTTCTTCAGGTAGAATGGCTAAAGATCCCTGTTGATTTTAATACAAGAGAAATCCAAAAAGACCAACTGGAACAAATTGTAGAAAATGCTATTCAAAACGGAAAGAAATACTTTATGGCAGTGGCTAATATGGCTACTACCATGTTCGGTTCTGTTGATGATCCGGATATATATAGTACGGTTTTAGAAAGACATAATGTACCCTATAAATTACATATAGACGGCGCTTACGGCGGGTTTGTTTACCCATTCAGTAATCCGAATTCCAACATCAATTTTTCTAATCCTAAAATTAGTTCTATTACTATTGATGCTCACAAAATGTTGCAGGCTCCTTACGGAACCGGTGTTTTTATTTGCAGAAAGGGTTTAATTGAAAATGTTCTGACCAAAGAGGCCGAATATGTTGAAGGAATGGATCTGACACTTTGCGGAAGCCGTTCGGGGGCTAATGCCGTTGCGGTCTGGATGATTTTGTTTACGTACGGCGCTTACGGTTGGTACGAAAAAATCAGTGTTCTTCAAATGAGAACTCAATTTTTATGTCAGGAACTGGATCAACTTAACATTGAATATTTCCGCGAACCTTTTATGAATCTGGTGACCATTCATTCTGAAAACATTCCTGAAACTATAGCCGAAAAATACGATTTGGTTCCGCAGCAACATAACGAACACAACAAATGGTATAAAATTGTCTTAATGGATCATGTTGAAGTAGAACATTTAACTACTTTTATAGCAGATTTGAAAGCGGCTATAAATGGATAAAAAAGAAGTACGAAAAAAGAGTAAAGAAGCACGAAAAAAACTTTCTTCAAACGATATTGAAGAAAAGAGTTTAGCGATAGCTAATAACTTATTACAACTGAATATATGGGACAAGACGTATTATCATCTCTTTTTACCTATTGTGGAACATAAAGAAGTGGATACTGAATTTATCTTGCAAATCTTAGCCGGAAAAGACAAGGAAACCGTTGTGTCAAAAAGTGATTTTGAAACCCGAAGAATGACTCATTTTTTATTGACTGATGCTACACGAATCAAAAAAAACGAATACAATATTCCGGAACCTGTTAACGGAATTGAAGTCCCTGTATCTAAAATTGACGTGGTCTTTGTTCCTTTATTATCCTTTGACAAACAAGGACATCGTGTAGGTTACGGAAAAGGCTTTTATGATATTTTCCTAAGTGAATGCAAACCGGATGTTATTAAGATCGGGCTTTCGTTCTTTGAACCGGAAGAAAAAATTAAAGACATTCTGGAAACAGATATGAAACTGGATTTTTGTGTAACGGATAGTAAAATTTATTCCTTTTAAGAAGAATTTTTATCCGACAAGCTCTTATTTTTCTTCAATACCGGCAGTAGCAGCAAGCGTTTTTTCTTCTTTACTGCCTCCAAAAGCTCTTTTGTTAAAAACGATCAAAATTCCAACGCCCACAGAAATAGCAACATCTGCTACATTGAAAATAGCATTGAAAAATGTAAAATATTTACCGCCCCAGATGGGCAACCATTCCGGCAAATTACCTTCCCAAATAGGAAAATAGAACATGTCTACCACTTCTCCGTAAAACCATTTACCGTAAGGATCTTCAGAAAACAGCGTTGCCACCTGATGGTAACTATCGTTAAAAATGACACCGTAAAAAACAGAATCAATGATGTTTCCTACAGCTCCTGCCAAGATCAATGCAATAGCGACAACTAAGTAATTTGAAGCTTTCTTTTTCACAGAATCCCATAACCACCAACCGATACCAAAAACGGCTATTATACGAAAAACTGTTAATGCCAACTTTCCGTAATCTCCGGGAATTACGGCTCCCCAAGCCATTCCTTCATTCTCAATAAAATGAATCTGGAACCATTCCCAACCTAATACTTTAACGGATTCTCCTAAATAAAAATGGGTCTTGATATATATTTTGGATACTTGATCGATTATAAGGACTAAAAAAACTAAAATATAAGCTTTCTTTAATGACATATTCTTGAATTTGAGCTGCAAAAGTACTGAAATTTCTACATTCCTATTTTAAAAACGAAAAAAAGTAATTTTATTGAATTAACCACTTATTTTAGCCTAATTTTAACTTTTCTATTTACTAAAAAAAATTCCAAACTCTTCCTGCTCAACCTCGGTTAAGTCATTGGGAGTCTGGAATCTTTCCCCTAAATCGGGAATTTGTTTGTATTTTATCGTTGCAAATTTTTTGCTTCGATACTCATAGTGGCATGAGGAACAATTTTCAAACGCTCCTTACCAATTAATTTCCCTGTTACTTTACAAACACCATAAGTCTTGTTCTCAATTCGAATCAAGGCATTCTTTAAATCGCGGATAAACTTTTCCTGACGTATGGCTAACTGAGAATTGGCTTCTTTAGACATGGTTTCGCTTCCTTCTTCAAATGCTTTGAATGTAGGAGACGTATCGTCTGTTCCGTTATTCAAATCATTCATGTAAGCACTCTTAATCAAATCTAAATCTGCTTTCGCTTTTTCGATTTTGGCTAAAATCAACTCCTTAAATTCCGCAAGTTCAGCATCGGAATATCTTACTTTCTCGTCTACCATAATTTCGATCATTTAGAAATTAATACTATTGTTTTCAAATCATCAAACTCAATTTCCGTACCATTTTCTATTTGGTCCACAAAAACAAGTTCGTTTGTTAAAGTTTCGGACTTGATGTAACCTTCATTTGCTTTAACAGCTTGTTCAATCTGATCGTTTTTTAGCAATTGAACTTTAATCTTATCGGTAACTTCAAAACCAGAATCTTTTCTGATATTTTGAATTCTGTTCACCAGCTCTCTTGCTATACCCTCATTGCGCAGAGCATCCGTAATGGTAATGTCAAGTGCTACTGTGATACCATTTGCATTGGCTACTAACCATCCCGGAATATCTTGTGACGAAATCTCTACATCTTCGGTTGTTAAGTTAATACTTTTTCCTGAAATGTCAAGCGTTATTTCACCTTGTCGCTCTAATGTATTGATCTGCTCCTGAGAAAAACTCTGTATTTCTTTGGAAATCAACCCCATATCTTTACCGAAACGTGGTCCGAGTGCTTTAAAATTAGGTTTTATCTGTTTTACTAAAACCCCTGAAGCATCATCCATTAATTCCACTTCCTTAACGTTTACCTCCGCTTTAATCAAGTCTGAAACAGCTTCAATTTCAGCTTTAAAAGCAGCGTCAAGCACAGGAATCATAACCCTTTTCAACGGCTGACGTACTTTTATCATCTCTTTTTTACGCAATGACAAAACTAACGACGAAACAGTTTGCGCTTTCAACATTCTGCTTTCCAAAGATTTATCAACAAACTTTTCAACATATTTCGGAAATTCCGCCAAATGTACACTTTCAAAAGCTTCAGTTTGTGTCGTTAAAGTTAAGTCTCTGTAAAGTTTATCCATAAAGAACGGAGCCACCGGAGCTGAAAGCTTAGCTACCGTTACTAAACATGTATATAGCGTTTGGTATGCTGCGATTTTATCCTGTGCATATTCACCTTTCCAGAAACGACGACGACATAAACGAACGTACCAGTTACTCAAATTCTCCTGAACGAAGTCAGAAATAGCTCGAGTGGCTTTTGTAGGCTCGTAATCCGCATAACATTCATCTACAAATCGGATCAACGTGTGTAACTCTGATAAGATCCAACGATCGATTTCCGGTCTTTCTTCTAACGGTACTTCTGCCTCAGCATATTTAAACCCATCGATATTAGCATATAACGCAAAGAATGAATAGGTATTATACAGGGTTCCGAAGAACTTACGACGTACTTCTCCTACGCCCTCCAGATCAAATTTTAAATTATCCCACGGGTTAGCATTGGAGATCATATACCAACGTGTAGCATCCGGTCCGTATTCGGCTAAAGTAGTGAACGGATCGATCGCATTTCCTAAACGCTTCGACATCTTTTGTCCGTTTTTGTCTAACACTAAACCATTTGACACCACATTTTTATAGGCTACACTGTCAAAAACCAACGTTCCGATAGCGTGTAACGTATAGAACCAACCACGAGTTTGATCCACTCCTTCCGCAATAAAATCAGCCGGATAGGTTTCGTGCTTGTCTATATATTCTTTATTTTCAAAAGGATAGTGCCATTGTGCATAAGGCATAGAACCGGAATCAAACCAAACATCGATCAGATCAGATTCACGCTTCATTGGTTTTCCTGAAGGTGAAACTAACACAATATTATCAACCACATTTTTATGCAGATCCACAAGATCATAATTGGTTTCCTCCATATTTCCGATTTCAAATCCTTTATATGGATTCTCGGTCATGAAACCGGCTTCAACCGCTTTTTCAATAGCATTGAACAATTCTTCTACCGAACCGATACAAACTTCTTCTGTTTTGTCTTCTGTTCTCCAAATAGGCAATGGAATTCCCCAATAACGAGAGCGTGATAAGTTCCAGTCGTTTGCATTTTTCAACCAGTTTCCGAAACGTCCTTCTCCGGTTGCCTTAGGCTTCCAATTGATCGTTTCGTTCAATTCGAACATTCTGTCTTTTACCTCAGTTACTTTAATGAACCAAGAATCTAACGGATAGTATAAAATAGGTTTATCGGTTCTCCAGCAATGCGGATAACTGTGTACGTATTTTTCAACTTTGAACGCTTTATTTTCTTCTTTTAAACGAATCGCTATTTCAACATCAACTGACTTCTCAGGAGCTTCACCATCATTATAATATTCGTTTTTCACATATTTACCGGACAGATCCCCTAACCCAGCTACAAACTTACCTTGTAAGTTAACTAGCGGAACGGGGTTGCCATTTTCGTCTAAAACTAACATTGGC
Proteins encoded in this window:
- the ileS gene encoding isoleucine--tRNA ligase, encoding MSTKFTEYKGLDLPNLATEVLDFWKQNDIFQKSVTSREGNPHYVFFEGPPSANGLPGIHHVMARSIKDIFCRYKTQKGFQVKRKAGWDTHGLPVELGTEKELGITKEDIGTKISVTEYNEACKRTVMRYTDVWNDLTEKMGYWVDMKDPYVTYKPKYMESVWWLLKQIYDKNLLYKGYTIQPYSPKAGTGLSSHEVNQPGTYRDVSDTTIVAQFKAVEATLPDFLQGFGTIHFLAWTTTPWTLPSNTALTVGPKIDYVLVKTFNQYTFEPINVVLAKPLVGKQFGGKFFVAESEEDFANYKPEDKKIPYQIIAEAKGADLVGIKYEQLLPYALPYQNPENAFRVISGDFVTTEDGTGIVHTAPTFGADDAKVAKEATPEVPPMLVLDENGNPVPLVNLQGKFVAGLGDLSGKYVKNEYYNDGEAPEKSVDVEIAIRLKEENKAFKVEKYVHSYPHCWRTDKPILYYPLDSWFIKVTEVKDRMFELNETINWKPKATGEGRFGNWLKNANDWNLSRSRYWGIPLPIWRTEDKTEEVCIGSVEELFNAIEKAVEAGFMTENPYKGFEIGNMEETNYDLVDLHKNVVDNIVLVSPSGKPMKRESDLIDVWFDSGSMPYAQWHYPFENKEYIDKHETYPADFIAEGVDQTRGWFYTLHAIGTLVFDSVAYKNVVSNGLVLDKNGQKMSKRLGNAIDPFTTLAEYGPDATRWYMISNANPWDNLKFDLEGVGEVRRKFFGTLYNTYSFFALYANIDGFKYAEAEVPLEERPEIDRWILSELHTLIRFVDECYADYEPTKATRAISDFVQENLSNWYVRLCRRRFWKGEYAQDKIAAYQTLYTCLVTVAKLSAPVAPFFMDKLYRDLTLTTQTEAFESVHLAEFPKYVEKFVDKSLESRMLKAQTVSSLVLSLRKKEMIKVRQPLKRVMIPVLDAAFKAEIEAVSDLIKAEVNVKEVELMDDASGVLVKQIKPNFKALGPRFGKDMGLISKEIQSFSQEQINTLERQGEITLDISGKSINLTTEDVEISSQDIPGWLVANANGITVALDITITDALRNEGIARELVNRIQNIRKDSGFEVTDKIKVQLLKNDQIEQAVKANEGYIKSETLTNELVFVDQIENGTEIEFDDLKTIVLISK
- a CDS encoding 5-formyltetrahydrofolate cyclo-ligase, translating into MDKKEVRKKSKEARKKLSSNDIEEKSLAIANNLLQLNIWDKTYYHLFLPIVEHKEVDTEFILQILAGKDKETVVSKSDFETRRMTHFLLTDATRIKKNEYNIPEPVNGIEVPVSKIDVVFVPLLSFDKQGHRVGYGKGFYDIFLSECKPDVIKIGLSFFEPEEKIKDILETDMKLDFCVTDSKIYSF
- a CDS encoding TraR/DksA family transcriptional regulator → MVDEKVRYSDAELAEFKELILAKIEKAKADLDLIKSAYMNDLNNGTDDTSPTFKAFEEGSETMSKEANSQLAIRQEKFIRDLKNALIRIENKTYGVCKVTGKLIGKERLKIVPHATMSIEAKNLQR
- a CDS encoding lipoprotein signal peptidase, producing the protein MSLKKAYILVFLVLIIDQVSKIYIKTHFYLGESVKVLGWEWFQIHFIENEGMAWGAVIPGDYGKLALTVFRIIAVFGIGWWLWDSVKKKASNYLVVAIALILAGAVGNIIDSVFYGVIFNDSYHQVATLFSEDPYGKWFYGEVVDMFYFPIWEGNLPEWLPIWGGKYFTFFNAIFNVADVAISVGVGILIVFNKRAFGGSKEEKTLAATAGIEEK